A region from the uncultured Holophaga sp. genome encodes:
- a CDS encoding glutamine synthetase III → MSCCSNIAPEESVTATYGSNCFSNSVMRERLPKSIYKELLAVQAGEKELTLEVAEVVAGAMRDWALERGATHYTHWFQPLTGLTAEKHDSFISPTGDGRVLMEFSGKELIKGEPDASSFPSGGLRATFEARGYTAWDTTSPAILKEDASGVTLCIPTAFIGYHGHALDKKVPLLKSMDALNKQALRVLRALGNTTSKNVISTVGPEQEYFLIDKSYYEQRPDLVLAGRTVFGAMPAKGQELEDHYFGAIKDRVLGFMAELNRELWKMGVSAKTQHNEVAPNQFEIAPIFTTTNVATDTNQLTMETIRKVAGRHGMVALLHEKPFAGVNGSGKHNNWSMGTDDGQNLLEPGENPESNARFLLFTTAVLEAVDTWSALLRASAASVGNDHRLGANEAPPAIISAFMGSQLTELLESIADDKAYAAKGGEKMHLGVTSLPKLPRDLSDRNRTSPFAFTGNKFEFRMVGSSQSIAGPNCVINTMVADVLAKVADRLEKAKDKNAEIQKYIKESYSKHRRIVFNGNGYSDEWVKEAERRGLPNIRSTVEAIGEYTKPKAIELFERHAVLTKEELESRSHIYYEGYSKQINIEAGVMIEMAKRAIFPAASDFAAGMAGAASALASIGAVSTPQEKRAKKLAELLAEFSEETDKLEKVLAEAQGIEDVLAQAKAYRDKVFVQMGTLREKGDKIETLVARDAWPFPSYEELLFSL, encoded by the coding sequence TACAAGGAGCTCCTGGCGGTCCAGGCCGGTGAGAAGGAACTCACCCTCGAGGTGGCCGAGGTTGTGGCCGGCGCCATGCGCGACTGGGCCCTGGAGCGGGGTGCCACCCACTACACCCACTGGTTCCAGCCCCTCACCGGCCTCACCGCTGAGAAGCACGACTCCTTCATCTCCCCCACCGGCGATGGCCGCGTGCTGATGGAGTTCTCCGGCAAGGAGCTCATCAAGGGCGAGCCCGATGCCTCTTCCTTCCCCTCCGGCGGCCTGCGCGCCACCTTCGAGGCCCGCGGCTACACCGCCTGGGACACCACCAGCCCCGCCATCCTCAAGGAGGATGCCTCCGGCGTCACCCTCTGCATCCCCACCGCCTTCATCGGCTACCACGGACACGCCCTGGACAAGAAGGTCCCCCTTCTCAAGTCCATGGACGCCCTGAACAAGCAGGCCCTCCGCGTGCTCCGCGCCCTGGGCAACACCACCTCCAAGAATGTGATCTCCACCGTGGGCCCCGAGCAGGAGTATTTCCTGATCGACAAGTCCTACTACGAGCAGCGTCCTGACCTGGTTCTGGCCGGCCGCACCGTCTTCGGCGCCATGCCCGCCAAGGGCCAGGAGCTGGAAGACCACTACTTCGGCGCCATCAAGGACCGTGTCCTGGGCTTCATGGCCGAGCTGAACCGCGAGCTGTGGAAGATGGGCGTCTCCGCCAAGACCCAGCACAACGAAGTGGCCCCCAACCAGTTCGAGATCGCCCCCATCTTCACCACCACCAACGTCGCCACCGACACCAACCAGCTGACCATGGAGACTATCCGCAAGGTCGCCGGCCGTCACGGCATGGTGGCCCTCCTGCACGAGAAGCCCTTTGCCGGCGTCAACGGCAGCGGCAAGCACAACAACTGGTCCATGGGCACCGATGACGGCCAGAACCTCCTGGAGCCCGGCGAGAACCCCGAGTCCAACGCCCGCTTCCTGCTCTTCACCACCGCCGTCCTTGAGGCCGTGGACACCTGGTCCGCCCTCCTCCGCGCCTCCGCCGCCTCCGTGGGCAACGACCACCGCCTGGGCGCCAACGAGGCCCCCCCCGCCATCATCTCCGCCTTCATGGGCTCCCAGCTCACCGAGCTGCTCGAGTCCATCGCCGATGACAAGGCCTACGCCGCCAAGGGTGGCGAGAAGATGCACCTGGGCGTGACCTCCTTGCCCAAGCTGCCCCGCGATCTCTCCGACCGCAACCGCACCAGCCCCTTCGCCTTCACCGGCAACAAGTTCGAGTTCCGCATGGTGGGCTCCTCCCAGTCCATTGCCGGCCCCAACTGCGTGATCAACACCATGGTGGCCGATGTGCTGGCCAAGGTGGCTGACCGCCTTGAGAAGGCCAAGGACAAGAACGCCGAGATCCAGAAGTACATCAAGGAGAGCTACTCCAAGCACCGCCGCATCGTCTTCAACGGCAACGGCTACTCCGACGAGTGGGTGAAGGAGGCCGAGCGCCGCGGCCTGCCCAACATCCGCTCCACGGTCGAGGCCATCGGTGAGTACACCAAGCCCAAGGCCATCGAGCTCTTCGAGCGTCACGCCGTCCTCACCAAGGAGGAACTGGAGAGCCGCAGCCATATCTACTACGAAGGCTACTCCAAGCAGATCAACATCGAAGCCGGTGTCATGATCGAGATGGCCAAGCGCGCCATCTTCCCCGCCGCCTCCGACTTCGCCGCCGGCATGGCTGGTGCCGCCTCCGCCCTGGCCTCCATCGGTGCCGTGAGCACCCCCCAGGAGAAGCGCGCCAAGAAGCTTGCCGAGCTGCTGGCCGAGTTCTCTGAGGAGACCGACAAGCTCGAGAAGGTGCTGGCCGAGGCCCAGGGCATCGAGGATGTCCTCGCCCAGGCCAAGGCCTACCGCGACAAGGTCTTCGTCCAGATGGGGACCCTCCGCGAGAAGGGTGACAAGATCGAGACCCTGGTGGCTCGCGATGCCTGGCCCTTCCCCTCCTACGAGGAGCTGCTCTTCTCCCTGTAA
- a CDS encoding ammonium transporter, with the protein MLRRLLPSRRWLRYLPLLLMAALPALAHDNTPHPNDSGAEAWMLTSTTLVLLMVPGLAMFYGGLVRTKNVLGTMMQSFAALAVIGVLWAFIGYAICFGSNIWHGFLGWDRSLVWLDGIDSTIMSVNIPEYVYAMFQGKFAIITPAVIAGAVAERITFKGWMAFIALWFLVVYAPLCHWVWAQDGWLYTMGAKGLIDFAGGTVVEICSGVSGLTLALYLGARHGYPKTAMPPNNLTMTLIGAGLLWVGWFGFNAGSSVASNLDTARALCMTQVAAAAGALTWVLIESIRDEHATSLGMASGILAGLVAITPAAGVVKVQGAVILGVAASFACYYMIQVKNRLGYDDSLDVFGVHGVAGIVGTLLLTFFIRPSWWHEAGQKIAGWGIGQQFKVQLLGVLTTIVFTAIGTLVVAFIVQKLIGLRVSDSVEKTGLDHEIHGERGYNLTNLN; encoded by the coding sequence ATGCTCCGAAGACTCCTGCCAAGCCGCCGTTGGCTGCGCTATCTCCCCCTGCTCCTCATGGCCGCCCTTCCGGCCCTCGCCCATGACAACACCCCCCACCCCAACGACTCCGGGGCCGAGGCCTGGATGCTCACCTCCACCACCCTGGTGCTCCTCATGGTGCCCGGGCTCGCCATGTTCTACGGCGGCCTGGTCCGGACCAAGAATGTCCTGGGCACCATGATGCAGTCCTTTGCTGCACTGGCGGTCATCGGCGTCCTCTGGGCCTTCATCGGCTATGCCATCTGCTTCGGATCCAACATCTGGCACGGCTTCCTCGGCTGGGACCGCAGCCTGGTCTGGCTGGACGGCATCGACAGCACCATCATGTCCGTCAACATCCCCGAGTATGTCTACGCCATGTTCCAGGGCAAGTTCGCCATCATCACCCCGGCGGTCATCGCAGGTGCCGTGGCAGAGCGCATCACCTTCAAGGGCTGGATGGCCTTCATCGCCCTCTGGTTCCTGGTGGTCTACGCCCCCCTCTGCCACTGGGTCTGGGCGCAGGACGGCTGGCTCTACACCATGGGCGCCAAGGGGCTCATCGACTTCGCCGGCGGCACGGTGGTGGAGATCTGCTCGGGCGTGAGCGGCCTCACCCTGGCCCTCTACCTCGGCGCCCGGCATGGCTACCCCAAGACCGCCATGCCCCCCAACAACCTCACCATGACCCTCATCGGCGCGGGCCTCCTCTGGGTGGGCTGGTTTGGATTCAACGCAGGCTCCTCCGTCGCCTCCAACCTCGACACCGCCCGGGCCCTGTGCATGACCCAGGTGGCCGCCGCCGCCGGTGCCCTCACCTGGGTGCTCATCGAGAGCATCCGCGATGAGCACGCCACCAGCCTGGGCATGGCCTCCGGCATCCTGGCGGGTCTGGTGGCCATCACCCCCGCGGCGGGTGTAGTCAAGGTACAGGGCGCGGTGATCCTGGGTGTCGCAGCCTCTTTCGCCTGCTACTACATGATCCAGGTGAAGAACAGGCTCGGATACGACGATTCCCTGGATGTCTTCGGTGTCCATGGCGTGGCCGGCATCGTGGGCACCCTCCTGTTGACCTTTTTCATCCGTCCCTCCTGGTGGCACGAGGCCGGACAGAAGATCGCCGGGTGGGGCATCGGGCAGCAGTTCAAGGTTCAGCTGCTGGGCGTCCTGACCACGATCGTCTTTACCGCCATCGGCACCCTGGTGGTGGCTTTCATCGTCCAGAAGCTCATTGGCCTCCGCGTCTCAGACTCGGTCGAAAAGACCGGCCTGGACCACGAGATCCACGGCGAGCGCGGCTACAATCTCACCAACCTCAACTAG
- a CDS encoding P-II family nitrogen regulator: protein MKLITAIIKEEMLDEVREALIAVEIERITVARVSGHGRQQEIFVQRGKTIIPNLIAKVQIMIACNDEFEDLIINTIVKHARVEGGSVGDGKIFVQELKECIRIRTGERGGQAI, encoded by the coding sequence ATGAAGCTCATCACCGCCATCATCAAGGAAGAGATGCTGGACGAAGTCCGCGAGGCCCTCATCGCTGTCGAGATCGAGCGCATCACCGTCGCCCGGGTCAGCGGCCATGGCCGGCAACAGGAGATCTTCGTCCAGCGGGGCAAGACCATCATCCCCAACCTGATCGCCAAGGTGCAGATCATGATTGCCTGCAACGACGAGTTCGAGGATCTGATCATCAACACCATCGTGAAGCATGCCCGGGTGGAGGGCGGCAGCGTGGGCGACGGAAAGATCTTCGTCCAGGAACTGAAGGAGTGCATCCGGATCCGTACCGGCGAGCGGGGGGGGCAGGCCATCTGA
- a CDS encoding ammonium transporter, with the protein MSPSPSLGRRISRILPLLLLAAVPALAQTPAPTPVNDSGATSWMLTSTTLVLLMVPGLALFYGGLVRTKNVLATMMNSFASMAVVGVLWAIVGYSLSFGPNALGGLIGWDKGLVLLRSIDHTIMSSNVPEYVFAMFQGKFAIITPALIAGAVAERISFKGWLAFITLWVILVYCPLCHWVWAGDGFFFNMGAKGAIDFAGGTVVHISSGISGLTLALYLGARHGYPKTAMPPNNLTMVMLGAGLLWVGWFGFNAGSSVASNLDTARALCVTQVSAAAGALTWVLIETIRDEKPTSLGMASGILAGLVAITPAAGVVQVGGAICLGIIASIGCFFMIQLKNKLGYDDTLDAFGVHGTGGILGAILLVFFIRDSWWVEAGQKVAGWGVAKQLMVQLTAVGTTIAFSVVMTLIIAYIVQKTIGLRVSATVEGTGLDHELHGERGYGLTHLN; encoded by the coding sequence ATGAGTCCAAGCCCCAGCCTCGGAAGGCGTATCTCGCGCATCCTCCCCCTGTTGCTCCTGGCCGCCGTGCCGGCCCTGGCCCAGACCCCGGCCCCCACCCCAGTCAACGACTCGGGAGCCACTTCGTGGATGCTGACCTCCACCACCCTGGTCCTCCTCATGGTCCCAGGCTTGGCCCTGTTCTATGGCGGTCTGGTGCGGACCAAGAACGTCCTGGCCACCATGATGAACTCCTTCGCCTCCATGGCCGTCGTGGGTGTGCTCTGGGCCATCGTGGGCTACTCCCTCAGCTTCGGTCCCAATGCCCTTGGCGGCCTCATCGGCTGGGACAAGGGCCTTGTCCTCCTACGCTCCATCGACCACACCATCATGTCCTCCAACGTGCCGGAGTACGTCTTCGCCATGTTCCAGGGCAAGTTCGCCATCATCACCCCTGCCCTCATCGCAGGTGCCGTGGCCGAGCGCATCTCCTTCAAGGGCTGGCTGGCCTTCATCACCCTCTGGGTCATCCTGGTCTACTGCCCCCTCTGCCACTGGGTCTGGGCGGGTGATGGATTCTTCTTCAACATGGGAGCCAAGGGCGCCATCGACTTCGCCGGCGGCACCGTGGTCCACATCTCTTCCGGCATCAGCGGCCTGACCCTGGCCCTCTACCTGGGTGCCCGCCATGGCTACCCCAAGACCGCCATGCCCCCCAACAACCTCACCATGGTCATGCTCGGCGCCGGGCTCCTGTGGGTGGGCTGGTTCGGCTTCAACGCCGGCTCCTCCGTGGCCTCCAACCTGGATACCGCCCGTGCCCTCTGCGTGACCCAGGTCTCCGCCGCCGCTGGTGCCCTCACCTGGGTGCTCATCGAGACCATCCGGGATGAGAAGCCCACCAGCCTGGGCATGGCCTCGGGCATCCTGGCCGGCCTGGTCGCCATCACCCCCGCCGCTGGCGTCGTCCAGGTGGGTGGCGCCATCTGCCTGGGCATCATCGCCTCCATCGGCTGCTTCTTCATGATCCAGCTCAAGAACAAGCTCGGCTACGACGACACCCTGGACGCCTTCGGCGTGCACGGCACCGGCGGCATCCTGGGCGCCATCCTCCTGGTCTTCTTCATCCGCGACTCCTGGTGGGTCGAGGCCGGCCAGAAGGTCGCCGGCTGGGGCGTGGCCAAGCAGCTCATGGTCCAGCTCACGGCCGTCGGCACCACCATCGCCTTCTCCGTGGTCATGACCCTGATCATCGCCTACATCGTCCAGAAGACCATCGGGCTCCGCGTCAGTGCAACCGTCGAAGGCACCGGTCTTGACCACGAACTGCACGGCGAGCGCGGCTACGGCCTCACCCACCTGAACTGA
- a CDS encoding P-II family nitrogen regulator, whose product MKLITAIIKEEKLDEVREALIAAEIERITVSRVSGHGRQQEIVVQRGKTIIPNLIPKVQITIACNDEFEDLIVNTILTTARVDGGSVGDGKIFVVDLKECIRIRTGEEGGQAI is encoded by the coding sequence ATGAAGCTCATCACCGCCATCATCAAGGAAGAAAAGCTCGACGAGGTCCGTGAGGCCCTCATCGCCGCCGAGATCGAGCGCATCACGGTGTCCCGCGTCAGCGGCCATGGACGCCAGCAGGAGATCGTGGTCCAGCGCGGCAAGACCATCATCCCCAACCTGATCCCCAAGGTTCAGATCACCATCGCCTGCAACGACGAGTTCGAGGATCTCATCGTCAACACCATCCTCACCACCGCCCGGGTGGACGGCGGCAGCGTCGGCGACGGCAAGATCTTTGTGGTCGACCTCAAAGAGTGCATCCGGATCCGGACCGGCGAAGAGGGTGGCCAGGCCATCTGA
- a CDS encoding ASKHA domain-containing protein, with protein MDHCTVVFKPHGNVVSVPVGQTTREALYLAGLSYDFPCGGNGKCGKCRVQVEGGTSEPTDQEQLLLSRTELEQGVRLACHTRILQDAEVLLMEGVKQSRILTQSIERKLELLPVLSKHYVELPPPHLEDQRSDYQRLKDALCDSLGECRTLRVSLGVLKKLSAVLREADFKVTAILQDDELCGVEKHDTTAELLGMAFDIGTTTVVGYLLDLRTGRELCHVSALNPQTRFGGDVISRTAYSNQKNGLEELHLAVVETVNRLIETAASRVGKGPGDIYALSFAGNTCMHHLFLGLSPRHIALVPYVPVVNEALVLDPAQNQLVINPAGRAFLFPNIAGYVGGDTVAVVLATEMDRRDHMTLAIDIGTNGEMVLGTRQRLLACSTAAGPAFEGAQISSGMRGADGAIDHVRFGESLEYSVIGEVRPKGICGSGLIDLVAGLLELGIINKPGKILPPERIDNPAAAPFLARLVTHENMPAFLLVPGEETSHGRPILLTQGDVRALQAAKGAIAAGVKILCGKQGITLDEVKEVVLAGAFGNYMDPHNACLIGLIPMELDGRITMVGNAAGAGAKMALLSRSEFARTAEIARVVDYIELGAQKDFNTVFAYNTRF; from the coding sequence ATGGATCACTGCACCGTCGTCTTCAAGCCACACGGAAATGTGGTGAGCGTGCCCGTGGGGCAGACCACCCGTGAGGCCCTCTATCTGGCTGGACTGAGCTACGACTTCCCCTGTGGTGGGAATGGCAAATGCGGGAAGTGCCGGGTGCAGGTGGAGGGAGGCACCTCCGAGCCCACGGACCAGGAGCAGCTGCTTCTCTCCCGGACTGAGCTCGAACAGGGTGTGAGGCTGGCCTGCCATACCCGGATCCTCCAGGACGCCGAAGTCCTTCTGATGGAGGGCGTGAAGCAGAGCCGTATCCTGACCCAGTCCATCGAGCGGAAGCTGGAGCTGCTCCCGGTCCTCAGCAAGCACTATGTGGAGCTGCCCCCTCCCCACCTCGAGGATCAGCGCAGCGACTATCAGCGCCTGAAGGATGCCCTCTGCGACTCCCTGGGGGAGTGCCGGACGCTCCGGGTCTCCCTGGGGGTGCTGAAGAAGCTCTCTGCCGTGCTCCGGGAGGCAGACTTCAAGGTGACGGCCATTCTCCAGGACGACGAGCTCTGCGGTGTGGAGAAGCACGACACCACCGCCGAGCTGCTGGGCATGGCTTTCGACATCGGGACCACCACGGTGGTGGGCTATCTGCTGGACCTCCGTACGGGTCGGGAGCTCTGCCACGTCTCGGCCCTCAACCCCCAGACCCGGTTCGGGGGGGATGTGATCTCCCGGACGGCCTACAGCAACCAGAAGAACGGGCTGGAAGAGCTCCATCTGGCTGTGGTGGAGACGGTCAACCGCCTCATCGAGACAGCGGCCTCCCGGGTGGGGAAGGGGCCCGGGGACATCTATGCCCTCAGCTTCGCTGGCAACACCTGCATGCATCACCTCTTCCTGGGGCTGAGTCCCCGTCACATCGCCCTGGTGCCCTACGTTCCGGTGGTGAACGAGGCCCTCGTCCTGGATCCTGCCCAGAACCAGTTGGTCATCAACCCGGCGGGGCGGGCCTTCCTCTTTCCCAACATCGCCGGCTATGTCGGGGGGGATACGGTGGCCGTGGTGCTGGCCACCGAGATGGATCGCCGCGATCACATGACCCTTGCCATCGACATCGGCACCAATGGAGAGATGGTGCTGGGGACCCGGCAGCGCCTGCTGGCCTGCTCGACCGCTGCCGGTCCGGCCTTTGAGGGCGCCCAGATCAGCAGTGGCATGCGCGGGGCCGACGGGGCCATTGACCACGTCCGTTTCGGGGAGAGCCTGGAGTACTCTGTCATCGGCGAGGTCCGGCCCAAGGGCATCTGCGGTTCAGGGCTGATCGACCTGGTGGCGGGGCTCCTGGAGCTGGGCATCATCAACAAGCCGGGGAAGATTCTCCCGCCGGAGCGGATCGACAATCCCGCAGCAGCGCCCTTCCTGGCGCGTCTGGTCACGCACGAGAACATGCCTGCCTTCCTTCTGGTTCCCGGGGAAGAGACGTCCCATGGCCGTCCCATTCTCCTGACCCAGGGCGATGTACGGGCCCTCCAGGCCGCCAAGGGGGCCATCGCCGCCGGGGTGAAGATCCTCTGCGGGAAGCAGGGCATCACCCTGGACGAGGTCAAGGAGGTGGTTCTGGCCGGGGCCTTCGGCAACTATATGGATCCCCACAACGCCTGTCTCATCGGCCTCATTCCCATGGAGCTGGATGGCCGGATCACCATGGTGGGCAATGCCGCGGGGGCAGGGGCCAAGATGGCGCTCCTCTCCCGCAGCGAGTTCGCAAGGACGGCGGAGATTGCCCGGGTGGTCGACTACATCGAGCTGGGGGCCCAGAAGGACTTCAATACGGTCTTTGCATACAATACGCGGTTCTGA
- a CDS encoding GTP-binding protein: MQLVIFGGFLGSGKTSIILSLARHLVGQEGTDKPSLVILENEVGEVGIDNKVLQAGGYAVKELFAGCICCTLASDLVTTLLELQEKVQPKWVIFEPTGLAYPGKIIQTVEQYGKGVEGITVISVVDAERWEELTEVTPSLIEGQVSRGDLVLINKCDLVTPEQLQVVREQVRAMNPTAEIREISAIAGIDPAIWEKVHEGCRA; this comes from the coding sequence ATGCAGCTGGTGATATTCGGCGGTTTCCTGGGCTCCGGGAAGACAAGCATCATCCTTTCCCTGGCCCGCCACCTCGTCGGCCAGGAGGGCACAGACAAGCCCAGCCTGGTGATCCTCGAGAACGAAGTGGGCGAGGTGGGGATCGATAACAAGGTCCTCCAAGCGGGGGGCTATGCCGTCAAGGAGCTCTTCGCCGGCTGCATCTGCTGCACTCTGGCGTCGGATCTGGTCACCACCCTCCTTGAACTCCAGGAGAAGGTCCAGCCCAAGTGGGTCATCTTCGAGCCCACCGGGCTCGCCTATCCCGGCAAGATCATTCAGACCGTGGAGCAGTACGGCAAGGGCGTGGAGGGCATCACCGTGATCTCGGTGGTGGATGCCGAGCGCTGGGAGGAGCTCACCGAGGTCACGCCTAGCCTCATCGAAGGGCAGGTGAGCCGGGGGGATCTGGTGCTCATCAACAAGTGCGATCTGGTGACCCCGGAGCAGCTCCAGGTGGTGCGGGAGCAGGTCCGGGCCATGAACCCCACGGCGGAGATCCGCGAGATCTCGGCCATTGCGGGCATCGATCCCGCCATCTGGGAGAAGGTCCATGAAGGCTGTCGCGCGTAG
- a CDS encoding DUF4197 domain-containing protein, translating to MKRLLIFLALSLLPAWAGDLASLTQAEAGKGLREALADGAQAAVGQLSARDGFLGDKRVRIPLPPKLAKAEKLLRRVGLRKPADELVTTLNRAAEDAVVEAKPILLEGIRKMTLQDAKAILTGPEDSATQYFRRSTGESIAQKFKPRVAQSTRKVELAQSYQKVAGKAAALGLLDSEDADLDDYVTRKAVDGLFLMMAEQEKAIRKDPIGQVSPLVRKVFGAVKF from the coding sequence ATGAAGCGTCTGCTCATCTTCCTGGCCCTGAGTCTGCTGCCTGCCTGGGCCGGGGATCTCGCCTCACTGACCCAGGCTGAGGCGGGCAAGGGGCTCCGGGAGGCTCTTGCCGATGGGGCCCAGGCCGCCGTTGGACAATTGTCGGCCCGGGATGGCTTCCTGGGGGACAAGCGGGTCCGTATTCCGCTCCCCCCCAAGCTTGCCAAGGCGGAGAAGCTCCTTCGCCGGGTCGGGCTCCGGAAGCCCGCCGATGAGCTGGTGACCACCCTCAACCGGGCCGCCGAGGATGCGGTGGTGGAAGCGAAGCCGATTCTCCTTGAAGGCATCCGGAAGATGACCCTCCAGGATGCCAAGGCCATCCTTACGGGGCCTGAGGACAGCGCGACCCAGTATTTCCGGCGCAGCACCGGAGAGAGCATCGCCCAGAAGTTCAAACCCAGGGTGGCTCAGTCCACGAGGAAGGTTGAGCTGGCCCAGTCTTATCAGAAGGTGGCTGGCAAGGCCGCGGCCCTGGGGCTCCTGGACTCTGAGGATGCGGATCTGGATGACTATGTCACCCGGAAGGCGGTTGATGGGCTCTTCCTCATGATGGCCGAGCAGGAGAAGGCCATCCGCAAGGACCCCATCGGGCAGGTGAGTCCGTTGGTGCGGAAGGTCTTCGGGGCTGTCAAGTTTTGA
- a CDS encoding SpoIID/LytB domain-containing protein, with translation MRALPASLVFSLVLAVPVLRANASEIPIRVGLDTRATEWVVSLDGGGRICSRDGRVLMPLRPGERLRIWWDAQAQSRPAEEYRVQVGGPVSQTEAEALLLKLGAGAERLPIPDSESFRVVCGHFATATGAEPLLSHLRDQGFTELWISTERLPGQEVRGQALYAVTDRYERLPLPSDGIRMEPAGEWTQLAGKGRYRGRVEIFPNAQGRLTVVDTVELESYLRGVVPRELGPGIYPALEALKAQAVAARTYAWSNRGKRAKDGFDMTDTVADQVYGGMDAEQKLSDQAVDETRGLLATYGGRPIQALFMANSGGQTVDNTYVFGEGHPYLKGVSSYLDTPVTLRLEGAALPQGLPAELDSGLLRLAAWGLLPLGSLKADQLESPLESKGIQATVDALAQRLGLQLQTVPATGGRELLLWMARCLGFGQVVEGLERPQDADYFLGRIGLRAQDEPLAAFLVRRGLVPPALWTGRDLRLGEGLKVLGALWRELEAPAWHMGTLLRDGTVKPKGGDPEPLRMAPGCLLAEEAPGGSLRLVPSAEARAGDQLRWLSGPSGALLLVRRLDPEGASLDRYNATAHWRAELGQAELLDRLRAKAGIRGLKDLKLVHNEAGRVLEMTVLDGVGRSHRFTGMRIRGLLGLKDNAFRLLVLGSGVDRRWIFYGRGWGHGVGMDQSGAYGFALEGWDFERILKHYYDGIQLMRIGD, from the coding sequence ATGCGTGCTCTACCTGCCTCCCTGGTCTTCTCCCTCGTCCTGGCGGTACCGGTCCTGAGGGCCAATGCTTCGGAGATTCCCATACGGGTCGGCCTGGACACCCGGGCCACGGAGTGGGTGGTCTCCCTGGACGGAGGGGGGAGAATTTGTTCCAGGGACGGCAGGGTGCTCATGCCCCTCCGCCCCGGGGAGCGGCTCCGCATCTGGTGGGATGCCCAGGCGCAGTCCCGCCCGGCGGAGGAATACCGGGTCCAGGTGGGAGGGCCGGTGTCCCAGACGGAAGCTGAGGCCCTGTTGCTCAAGCTGGGGGCCGGTGCCGAGAGGCTTCCAATCCCTGACTCCGAGTCTTTCCGGGTGGTCTGCGGGCACTTCGCCACGGCAACCGGGGCCGAGCCCCTGCTGTCCCACCTCCGGGACCAGGGCTTCACCGAGCTGTGGATCTCCACCGAGCGTCTTCCCGGCCAGGAGGTCCGGGGCCAGGCCCTCTATGCCGTGACGGACCGTTATGAGCGGCTGCCTCTGCCTTCCGATGGCATCCGCATGGAGCCCGCAGGGGAGTGGACCCAGCTGGCGGGCAAGGGGCGCTACCGGGGCCGGGTGGAGATCTTCCCCAATGCCCAGGGCCGTCTGACGGTGGTGGACACGGTGGAATTGGAGTCCTACCTCCGGGGCGTGGTCCCCAGGGAACTGGGGCCCGGGATCTATCCGGCCCTGGAGGCCCTGAAGGCCCAGGCCGTGGCCGCCAGGACCTATGCCTGGTCCAACCGGGGGAAGCGCGCCAAGGACGGCTTCGACATGACGGACACCGTGGCCGATCAGGTCTATGGGGGCATGGATGCGGAGCAGAAGCTCTCCGACCAGGCGGTGGATGAGACCCGGGGGCTCCTGGCCACCTATGGAGGACGGCCCATCCAGGCCCTCTTCATGGCCAACAGCGGGGGCCAGACCGTCGATAACACCTATGTCTTCGGAGAGGGGCATCCCTACCTGAAAGGCGTCAGCAGCTATCTGGACACCCCTGTCACCCTCCGTCTGGAGGGGGCGGCGCTCCCGCAGGGGCTGCCTGCGGAGCTGGACTCCGGGCTGCTGCGGCTGGCGGCCTGGGGGCTTCTGCCCCTGGGCTCACTGAAGGCCGATCAGCTCGAGTCCCCCCTGGAATCCAAGGGGATCCAGGCCACGGTGGATGCGCTGGCCCAGCGGCTGGGCTTGCAGCTCCAGACGGTTCCCGCCACCGGGGGGCGGGAACTCCTGCTCTGGATGGCCCGGTGCCTGGGCTTCGGGCAGGTGGTGGAGGGCCTGGAGCGGCCCCAGGATGCGGACTACTTCCTTGGCCGGATCGGACTCCGGGCTCAGGATGAACCCCTGGCGGCCTTCCTGGTTCGCCGCGGTCTGGTGCCGCCCGCCCTCTGGACCGGGAGGGATCTCCGCCTGGGCGAAGGGCTCAAGGTGTTGGGCGCCCTCTGGCGGGAACTCGAGGCTCCGGCTTGGCACATGGGTACCCTGCTGAGGGATGGCACAGTCAAGCCCAAGGGGGGGGACCCCGAGCCCTTGAGGATGGCTCCAGGGTGTCTGCTGGCGGAGGAGGCCCCGGGTGGCTCCCTCCGGCTGGTGCCTTCTGCAGAGGCCCGGGCCGGGGACCAGCTCCGCTGGCTGTCCGGTCCCTCCGGTGCGCTGCTGCTCGTCCGGCGGCTGGACCCCGAGGGGGCGAGCCTGGATCGCTACAACGCCACGGCCCACTGGCGTGCGGAGCTTGGCCAGGCCGAGCTGCTCGATCGCCTCCGCGCCAAGGCCGGAATACGCGGACTGAAGGATCTGAAGCTGGTCCACAACGAAGCTGGTCGGGTTCTGGAGATGACTGTCCTGGATGGGGTGGGCCGGAGCCACCGCTTCACGGGGATGAGGATCCGGGGGTTGCTGGGGCTCAAGGACAACGCCTTCCGCCTCCTTGTCCTCGGAAGCGGGGTCGACCGCCGCTGGATCTTCTACGGCCGGGGCTGGGGCCACGGCGTGGGGATGGATCAGAGCGGCGCCTACGGCTTCGCTCTGGAGGGCTGGGATTTTGAGCGTATTCTCAAACACTACTACGATGGCATCCAACTCATGAGGATCGGTGACTGA